In a single window of the Octopus sinensis linkage group LG1, ASM634580v1, whole genome shotgun sequence genome:
- the LOC115232378 gene encoding uncharacterized protein LOC115232378, which produces MHCLENVRFRNINPEVDKTWYRSVIKYLQKKCLAFDDIHANMVAVLGDDAPTLLTVQKWATEFKRQRESVEDDPKSGRPATATSEESNGRVHPIAMDDRGLTINQFASAIRISLDRPENILHNTFGVTKILLAYNIYITEYLESILHEAITNNLLDTIIEIIHLKP; this is translated from the exons ATGCATTGTTTAGAAAATGTCCGATTCCGCAATATCAATCCAGAAG tgGACAAAACTTGGTATCgcagtgttatcaagtacctgcagaaaaagtgTTTAGCCTTCGACGACATTCATGCTAACATGGTCGCTGTATTAGGAGATGATGCTCCAACTTTattaacagtgcaaaagtgggcaactGAATTTAAGAGGCAAAGGGAGAGTGTTGAAGATGATCCAAAGTCCGGACGCCCCGCAACAGCCACTAGCGAAGAAAGCAATGGTCGTGTTCATCCCATAGCGATGGATGATAGGGGTTTGACTATAAATCAATTTGCCAGTGCTATTAGAATATCCCTTGACAGACctgagaatattttgcacaatacaTTTGGTGTGACGAAGATTTTACTCG CATATAATATTTACATCACGGAATACTTAGAGTCCATATTACATGAAGCTATTACAAATAATCTCTTGGATACAATCATTGAGATTATTCACCTTAAGCCATAA